The proteins below come from a single Malus sylvestris chromosome 3, drMalSylv7.2, whole genome shotgun sequence genomic window:
- the LOC126615160 gene encoding probable ribosome biogenesis protein RLP24, translating to MRLEKCWFCSSTVYPGHGIQFVRNDAKIFRFCRSKCHKNFKMKRNPRKVKWTKAYRRLRGKDMTQDSTFEFERKRNRPERYDRSLTENTLKAIKKIDKVRIEREARHHKNRMKGKNVKEQNEKRKEIDHSLHLVISPIAQQQEPSLVKVSQPYLEKHVAMEE from the exons ATGAGGTTGGAAAAGTGCTGGTTTTGTTCCTCTACTGTATACCCCGGACATGGGATTCAGTTTGTTCGCAACGATGCAAAG ATTTTTCGATTCTGTAGATCCAAATGCCACAAGAACTTTAAGATGAAGAGGAATCCTCGAAAGGTGAAGTGGACTAAGGCCTATAGGCGGTTGCGTGGAAAGGACATGACGCAG GACTCCACGTTTGAGTTTGAGAGAAAACGAAATAGGCCTGAGAGATACGACAGGAGTCTTACAGAAAACACTCTGAAGGCAATTAAGAAGATCGATAAAGTCAGAATTGAGAGAGAGGCCAGACACCACAAGAATAG GATGAAGGGCAAGAATGTCAAAGAGCAAAATGAGAAAAGGAAAGAGATTGACCATAGCCTCCACTTGGTCATATCTCCGATCGCGCAACAGCAAGAGCCATCACTCGTCAAGGTTTCCCAACCATATCTCGAGAAACACGTTGCCATGGAGGAGTAA